In Curtobacterium sp. L6-1, a genomic segment contains:
- a CDS encoding O-antigen ligase family protein: MTDAWTTRLVLARRYLSAWIGFSAGGRFSQALATAVVLFAFGEPTVRVLVGTAGTWAVLVTLVVLAGLSLLGQRYRIEWHGVLPLSLLAFVGYCALSVLWSQYSWVALRGFAETVCFVGLGLYLALGRDLVQVIRACGDAFRILLVVALGLEVLAGLVLDLPIPAFGIRGDIAYGGPIQGVGGTRNVMGFIAAMALVTFVVEFLTRSVSRWRAIASTSIAVVTLMLVQSPITGLAMIALAVTALALWSLRHARPGTRPVVNTVLATFVVAMGVFLVLARDRVLPEIGAAGGTSTRLGLWSQIRVFIEQYPIQGWGWVGTWPSEPVVPYVTFVDPSGARFTSGLDAVVDAWLQVGLAGMLLLVGAALLAFARSWVTATTFPGVAYVWPAAVLVLLGVTSAAESYLLHGAGLMVFVTVLVVSARRRSWRRRLPRL; this comes from the coding sequence ATGACGGACGCCTGGACGACGCGACTGGTGCTCGCGCGCCGGTACCTGTCCGCGTGGATCGGGTTCTCGGCCGGCGGACGGTTCAGCCAGGCGCTCGCCACGGCCGTCGTGCTCTTCGCGTTCGGCGAGCCCACGGTGCGCGTGCTCGTCGGGACGGCCGGTACCTGGGCCGTCCTCGTCACGCTCGTCGTCCTGGCCGGTCTGAGCCTGCTCGGGCAGCGCTACCGGATCGAGTGGCACGGGGTGCTGCCGCTGTCGCTCCTGGCGTTCGTCGGGTACTGCGCGCTCAGCGTCCTGTGGAGCCAGTACTCGTGGGTGGCGCTCCGCGGGTTCGCCGAGACGGTCTGCTTCGTCGGGCTCGGGCTCTACCTGGCGCTCGGACGCGACCTCGTGCAGGTCATCCGCGCGTGCGGCGACGCCTTCCGCATCCTGCTCGTCGTCGCGCTCGGCCTCGAGGTCTTGGCCGGGCTCGTGCTCGACCTGCCGATCCCGGCGTTCGGCATCCGCGGCGACATCGCGTACGGCGGTCCGATCCAGGGCGTCGGCGGCACCCGGAACGTGATGGGGTTCATCGCCGCCATGGCCCTGGTCACCTTCGTGGTGGAGTTCCTCACCCGCTCCGTGTCCCGGTGGCGGGCCATCGCGTCGACGTCGATCGCGGTCGTCACCCTCATGCTCGTGCAGTCGCCGATCACCGGCCTGGCGATGATCGCCCTCGCCGTGACCGCCCTGGCCCTCTGGTCCCTCCGGCACGCCCGTCCGGGCACCCGCCCCGTCGTCAACACCGTCCTCGCGACGTTCGTCGTGGCGATGGGGGTCTTCCTCGTGCTCGCCCGCGACCGCGTCCTGCCGGAGATCGGCGCGGCGGGCGGGACCTCGACCCGGCTCGGGCTCTGGTCGCAGATCCGCGTCTTCATCGAGCAGTACCCGATCCAGGGCTGGGGCTGGGTCGGGACATGGCCCAGCGAGCCGGTCGTGCCGTACGTCACGTTCGTCGACCCGTCGGGCGCGCGGTTCACCTCCGGGCTCGACGCCGTGGTCGACGCCTGGCTGCAGGTCGGACTCGCCGGCATGCTGCTGCTCGTCGGCGCCGCACTGCTCGCCTTCGCCCGGTCGTGGGTCACCGCGACGACGTTCCCCGGGGTGGCGTACGTCTGGCCCGCCGCCGTCCTCGTCCTGCTCGGGGTGACGAGCGCCGCCGAGAGCTACCTGCTGCACGGCGCCGGCCTCATGGTTTTCGTCACGGTGCTCGTGGTGTCGGCTCGTCGGCGGTCCTGGCGGAGACGGCTGCCCCGCCTCTAG
- a CDS encoding glycosyltransferase family 4 protein has translation MGALPVLVDATSIPPNRGGVARYIAGLLQGLAEQDTSVDVVVKPADLDWLRTTAPGHRYRAAPGWTASRPLRLVWEQVGLPAAARRVGARVLHSPHYTFPVIRASRTVVTLHDATFFSDPAAHSRLKVAFFRTWTRLARRLARGTVAPSAATVRELDRLAGAARRPTVVAHLGVDRDLFRAPTPAETAAFRAAHDLGDDDWIAFLGTVEPRKRVPQLIAAHRALRAGDGPEPPTLLVAGGLGWDDAARRELTAAGDEPGAPLRYLGYLPIDELRAFLGGARVVVYPSTAEGFGLPVLEAMASGADVLTTDRLAIPEIGGDAVTYTEPDAGPIAEALAALLADAPSVRAERVERARRRAAGFTWAACAAVHLGVYA, from the coding sequence GTGGGGGCGCTGCCCGTGCTCGTCGACGCCACCTCGATCCCCCCGAACCGCGGCGGTGTCGCGCGGTACATCGCCGGCCTCCTGCAGGGCCTGGCGGAGCAGGACACGTCCGTCGACGTCGTCGTGAAGCCCGCCGACCTCGACTGGCTCCGCACGACGGCCCCGGGGCACCGGTACCGCGCGGCGCCGGGGTGGACGGCGTCGCGACCGCTGCGCCTGGTCTGGGAGCAGGTCGGCCTGCCGGCCGCCGCCCGGCGGGTGGGGGCGCGGGTCCTGCACAGCCCGCACTACACGTTCCCGGTGATCCGGGCCTCCCGGACCGTCGTGACGCTGCACGACGCGACCTTCTTCTCGGACCCGGCCGCGCACTCGCGGCTCAAGGTCGCGTTCTTCCGGACCTGGACGCGCCTGGCCCGTCGCCTGGCCCGCGGCACGGTCGCGCCGAGCGCGGCGACCGTGCGCGAGCTCGACCGCCTCGCCGGTGCCGCGCGGCGACCGACGGTCGTCGCGCACCTCGGCGTCGACCGCGACCTGTTCCGTGCCCCGACGCCGGCCGAGACCGCGGCGTTCCGGGCCGCGCACGACCTCGGCGACGACGACTGGATCGCCTTCCTCGGCACCGTGGAACCCCGCAAGCGCGTGCCGCAGCTCATCGCCGCGCACCGGGCGCTCCGGGCCGGCGACGGACCCGAGCCCCCGACGCTGCTCGTCGCCGGTGGACTCGGATGGGACGACGCCGCGCGACGGGAGCTCACCGCCGCCGGCGACGAGCCCGGAGCGCCGCTCCGCTACCTCGGGTACCTGCCGATCGACGAACTCCGCGCGTTCCTCGGGGGCGCCCGCGTGGTCGTCTACCCGAGCACGGCCGAGGGTTTCGGCCTGCCGGTGCTCGAGGCGATGGCCTCGGGTGCCGACGTCCTCACGACCGACCGTCTCGCGATCCCCGAGATCGGCGGCGACGCGGTGACCTACACGGAGCCGGACGCCGGGCCGATCGCCGAAGCCCTCGCCGCGCTGCTGGCTGACGCGCCGTCGGTCCGTGCCGAGCGGGTCGAGCGGGCACGCCGTCGCGCCGCCGGCTTCACCTGGGCGGCGTGCGCCGCGGTGCACCTGGGGGTCTACGCATGA
- a CDS encoding polyprenol monophosphomannose synthase, producing the protein MTNSTDARTLVIVPTYNEAENVHDIAGRILETVPTAHLLVVDDGSPDGTGDLVEQMAATDDRVHLLRRAGKLGLGTAYVAGFRWGLERGFDLLTEMDADGSHPADRLPALISAVRDADPADDVVLAIGSRWMRGGSVVDWPKRREFLSRGANTYARLLLGIRVHDITAGFRVYRADAIARMDLGSIDSKGYCFQIDMTIRAHDLGGAIVEVPIRFRDRIHGVSKMSKDIIVEAMVRTTQWGLQRRFRPGAKRV; encoded by the coding sequence ATGACCAACAGCACCGACGCCCGCACGCTCGTGATCGTGCCGACCTACAACGAGGCCGAGAACGTCCACGACATCGCCGGGCGCATCCTCGAGACGGTCCCGACGGCGCACCTGCTCGTCGTCGACGACGGCAGTCCCGACGGCACCGGCGACCTCGTCGAGCAGATGGCGGCGACGGACGACCGCGTCCACCTGCTGCGTCGCGCCGGCAAGCTCGGCCTCGGCACCGCGTACGTCGCGGGGTTCCGCTGGGGCCTGGAGCGCGGGTTCGACCTGCTCACCGAGATGGACGCGGACGGCTCGCACCCCGCCGACCGCCTGCCGGCGCTCATCAGTGCCGTGCGGGACGCCGACCCCGCCGACGACGTCGTGCTCGCGATCGGCTCGCGCTGGATGCGCGGCGGCTCGGTCGTCGACTGGCCGAAGCGCCGCGAGTTCCTCAGCCGCGGGGCGAACACGTACGCCCGGCTGCTGCTCGGCATCAGGGTGCACGACATCACCGCCGGCTTCCGTGTCTACCGCGCGGACGCCATCGCCCGGATGGACCTCGGGTCGATCGACTCGAAGGGGTACTGCTTCCAGATCGACATGACGATCCGGGCGCACGACCTGGGCGGAGCGATCGTCGAGGTGCCGATCCGGTTCCGCGACCGCATCCACGGCGTCTCGAAGATGAGCAAGGACATCATCGTCGAGGCGATGGTGCGCACCACCCAGTGGGGGCTGCAGCGACGCTTCCGTCCGGGCGCGAAGCGGGTCTGA
- a CDS encoding glycosyltransferase, with product MSTFAPRVSVVVINFRGTDDTLECIARLTEVDWPADRLEIVVVENGSGDDSETRLRAALGDRPNVRIIVSPENLGFTGGSNLGAREATGDVVAFLNNDAKPDQAWIKEGVAGFAPSPRVAAVASKVLDWEGKTIDFVESGLSWFGMGYKNHIAEVDDGRFDEPQDLLFGTGSALFVRRDVFLEVGGFDEGLFMFYDDVDLGWRLNLLGYRVRFAPRSVVFHKHHGSMKSFGDHREMYLLERNALHLLYKNLSDENLGVFLPAALALLARRAVAKSGRDSEEFDIRRFTGAPDEFDTLTSISKETVAGFFALDQFVADLPRLSEERRRIQSERVRSDKDVFRLFGDAFKPLFEDGYFLEGYRAILEAFDVEAPMHRTKVLVITGDALGEKMAGPGMRAWKIAEALAPDNDVRLVTWNVANRKSDAFEVSRVPLQHERAMREHEEWADVIFFQGYALHHFTTLQKSNKIMVVDLYDPMHLEQLEQARDNGDVGWRNQVTSTTEVINAQLERGDFFLCASERQRLFWLGQLAAVGRVNPDNYLADDNLNKLIAIAPFGMDSKPPQHERTAIRGVTPGIGADDKVVIWGGGIYNWFDTPSLVRAIAQVAERHDDIRLFFLGVAHPNPDVPEMAIVAETRRISDQLGLTGKHVFFNEQWVALDDRQNYLLEADAGVSTHFAHIETTFSFRTRILDYMWANLPIVTTDGDSFGDLVAAEGMGVAVKERDVDALAAALESMLYDPEAAAAARAAVSRVRQDFTWERALAPLVEFCKDPQVAADRAHDAAVPAGSVAAGSRPRVALSPARQREMQFHEIANSRHGITRDVRLATWYLRQNGLSGLRDKVQNRVRIMRESKNGR from the coding sequence ATGTCCACCTTCGCGCCCCGCGTGTCCGTCGTCGTCATCAACTTCCGCGGGACGGACGACACCCTCGAGTGCATCGCCCGCCTGACCGAGGTCGACTGGCCGGCGGACCGGCTCGAGATCGTCGTCGTCGAGAACGGCTCCGGCGACGACAGCGAGACCCGCCTGCGCGCGGCCCTCGGTGACCGGCCGAACGTGCGCATCATCGTCTCCCCCGAGAACCTCGGCTTCACCGGCGGCAGCAACCTCGGCGCGCGCGAGGCGACCGGCGACGTCGTCGCGTTCCTCAACAACGACGCCAAGCCCGACCAGGCGTGGATCAAGGAGGGCGTGGCCGGGTTCGCGCCGAGCCCCCGGGTCGCCGCGGTCGCCAGCAAGGTCCTCGACTGGGAGGGCAAGACGATCGACTTCGTCGAGTCCGGCCTGAGCTGGTTCGGGATGGGCTACAAGAACCACATCGCCGAGGTGGACGACGGCCGCTTCGACGAGCCCCAGGACCTGCTCTTCGGCACCGGCTCGGCGCTGTTCGTCCGCCGCGACGTCTTCCTCGAGGTCGGCGGGTTCGACGAGGGCCTGTTCATGTTCTACGACGACGTGGACCTCGGCTGGCGCCTCAACCTGCTCGGCTACCGGGTGCGGTTCGCCCCGCGCTCCGTGGTCTTCCACAAGCACCACGGCTCGATGAAGTCGTTCGGCGACCACCGCGAGATGTACCTGCTCGAGCGGAACGCCCTGCACCTGCTCTACAAGAACCTGTCGGACGAGAACCTCGGCGTCTTCCTGCCGGCGGCCCTCGCGCTGCTCGCCCGCCGTGCCGTGGCGAAGAGCGGTCGGGACTCCGAGGAGTTCGACATCCGGCGCTTCACCGGGGCCCCGGACGAGTTCGACACCCTGACCTCGATCTCGAAGGAGACCGTCGCCGGCTTCTTCGCGCTCGACCAGTTCGTCGCCGACCTCCCCCGGCTCAGCGAGGAGCGCCGGCGCATCCAGTCCGAGCGCGTGCGGAGCGACAAGGACGTGTTCCGGCTGTTCGGCGACGCCTTCAAGCCGCTGTTCGAGGACGGCTACTTCCTCGAGGGCTACCGCGCGATCCTCGAGGCCTTCGACGTCGAGGCGCCGATGCACCGCACGAAGGTGCTCGTCATCACCGGTGACGCCCTGGGCGAGAAGATGGCCGGCCCGGGCATGCGGGCGTGGAAGATCGCCGAGGCGCTCGCGCCCGACAACGACGTGCGCCTGGTCACCTGGAACGTCGCGAACCGGAAGTCCGACGCCTTCGAGGTGAGCCGTGTCCCGCTCCAGCACGAGCGCGCGATGCGGGAGCACGAGGAGTGGGCGGACGTCATCTTCTTCCAGGGCTACGCGCTCCACCACTTCACGACCCTGCAGAAGTCGAACAAGATCATGGTCGTCGACCTCTACGACCCGATGCACCTCGAGCAGCTCGAGCAGGCGCGGGACAACGGCGACGTCGGCTGGCGCAACCAGGTCACCAGCACCACCGAGGTCATCAACGCCCAGCTCGAGCGCGGGGACTTCTTCCTCTGCGCCTCCGAGCGGCAGCGGCTGTTCTGGCTCGGGCAGCTCGCCGCCGTGGGCCGCGTGAACCCGGACAACTACCTGGCCGACGACAACCTGAACAAGCTCATCGCGATCGCGCCGTTCGGCATGGACTCGAAGCCGCCGCAGCACGAGCGCACCGCGATCCGCGGCGTCACGCCCGGCATCGGCGCCGACGACAAGGTCGTCATCTGGGGCGGCGGCATCTACAACTGGTTCGACACCCCGTCGCTCGTCCGGGCGATCGCGCAGGTCGCCGAGCGGCACGACGACATCCGGCTGTTCTTCCTCGGCGTCGCGCACCCGAACCCGGACGTGCCCGAGATGGCCATCGTCGCCGAGACCCGTCGGATCAGCGACCAGCTCGGCCTGACCGGCAAGCACGTGTTCTTCAACGAGCAGTGGGTCGCGCTCGACGACCGCCAGAACTACCTGCTCGAGGCGGATGCCGGCGTGAGCACGCACTTCGCGCACATCGAGACGACGTTCTCGTTCCGCACCCGGATCCTCGACTACATGTGGGCGAACCTGCCGATCGTCACGACCGACGGCGACAGCTTCGGGGACCTCGTCGCGGCCGAGGGCATGGGCGTGGCCGTCAAGGAGCGGGACGTCGACGCCCTCGCCGCCGCACTCGAGTCGATGCTGTACGACCCCGAGGCTGCCGCGGCCGCCCGAGCCGCCGTCAGCCGTGTCCGCCAGGACTTCACGTGGGAGCGTGCGCTCGCACCGCTCGTCGAGTTCTGCAAGGACCCGCAGGTCGCCGCCGACCGCGCGCACGACGCCGCCGTCCCGGCCGGTTCGGTCGCCGCCGGCAGCCGTCCGCGGGTGGCGCTCAGCCCCGCCCGACAGCGCGAGATGCAGTTCCACGAGATCGCGAACAGCCGGCACGGGATCACCCGCGACGTGCGCCTGGCCACCTGGTACCTCCGACAGAACGGCCTGTCCGGTCTTCGGGACAAGGTGCAGAACCGGGTGCGCATCATGCGCGAGAGCAAGAACGGCCGCTGA
- a CDS encoding O-antigen ligase family protein, which yields MTNTWPLARGTVPEREAFALAVTVLLTLFAGDAVPNTVTWYGAAAVWALEGAWGLSVVVRARPPFTRTPRALWFFLAWCLVTVLWSHWRPATLASLVAQVLCALVAFAIASTLTWRRILDAVSVAFRWVLGLSLLFEAVVAVVVRHPIAPIWTHYGDRDIPDAFYFSRAELFTGGRIQGLPGNANLLAMVALLAAIAVAVQLAEGRMRRVRAVGWLVVAVVVLALTRSSTVVVAALVVAVVLGVALWMRRVPSGQRGGRYALLAGAVAVVVVAVVLGRDVLVGVLGRSSDLTGRGTIWAHVWGLVEQHPVVGWGWIGYWWPNIPLLAELAPRNGVQYLQAHDAALDVWMQTGVVGLVLFAAYVLTTLGRSWAGATRPGFDRDLTPRPFDPVTLFPLLLVVALLVQSIAESRLLYQGNWVLFALVAIKSRIVLVTEEPVSVGDGPRTPLATRRFRWADTP from the coding sequence GTGACGAACACCTGGCCCCTCGCGCGCGGCACCGTCCCCGAGCGGGAGGCCTTCGCCCTCGCCGTCACGGTCCTGCTGACGCTGTTCGCCGGTGACGCCGTCCCGAACACCGTCACCTGGTACGGCGCCGCCGCCGTCTGGGCGCTCGAGGGCGCCTGGGGCCTCAGCGTCGTCGTCCGTGCCCGACCGCCGTTCACCCGGACACCACGGGCGCTCTGGTTCTTCCTGGCCTGGTGCCTGGTCACCGTGCTGTGGTCGCACTGGCGGCCGGCGACCCTGGCGTCCCTCGTCGCCCAGGTCCTCTGCGCGCTCGTCGCGTTCGCCATCGCGTCGACGCTGACGTGGCGGCGGATCCTCGACGCCGTGAGCGTGGCGTTCCGCTGGGTGCTCGGGCTGTCCCTGCTCTTCGAGGCCGTCGTCGCGGTCGTCGTCCGACACCCGATCGCACCGATCTGGACGCACTACGGCGACCGGGACATCCCGGACGCCTTCTACTTCTCGCGCGCCGAGCTCTTCACCGGCGGCCGCATCCAGGGCCTGCCCGGCAACGCGAACCTGCTCGCGATGGTCGCGCTGCTCGCCGCGATCGCCGTCGCGGTGCAGCTCGCCGAGGGACGGATGCGCCGTGTCCGTGCGGTCGGCTGGCTCGTCGTCGCGGTCGTGGTGCTCGCGCTGACGCGGTCGTCCACCGTCGTCGTCGCCGCGCTCGTGGTCGCGGTCGTCCTCGGCGTCGCGCTGTGGATGCGGCGGGTGCCGAGCGGGCAGCGCGGCGGCCGGTACGCCCTGCTCGCCGGGGCGGTCGCCGTGGTGGTCGTCGCCGTCGTGCTCGGCCGCGACGTCCTGGTCGGGGTCCTCGGCCGGTCGTCGGACCTGACCGGGCGGGGCACGATCTGGGCGCACGTGTGGGGCCTCGTCGAGCAGCACCCCGTCGTCGGATGGGGCTGGATCGGCTACTGGTGGCCGAACATCCCGCTGCTGGCCGAGCTCGCCCCGCGCAACGGCGTGCAGTACCTGCAGGCGCACGACGCCGCCCTCGACGTCTGGATGCAGACCGGCGTCGTCGGGCTCGTGCTGTTCGCGGCGTACGTGCTCACCACGCTCGGTCGTTCGTGGGCCGGTGCGACCCGACCGGGCTTCGACCGCGACCTGACCCCGCGGCCGTTCGACCCGGTGACCCTCTTCCCGCTGCTGCTCGTCGTGGCCCTGCTGGTGCAGTCGATCGCCGAGTCGCGGCTGCTCTACCAGGGCAACTGGGTCCTGTTCGCCCTCGTGGCGATCAAGTCGCGGATCGTCCTGGTCACCGAGGAGCCCGTGTCGGTCGGCGACGGCCCGCGCACGCCGCTGGCCACGCGCCGGTTCCGCTGGGCCGACACGCCCTGA
- a CDS encoding ABC transporter permease — translation MSNIVSERFERLRQERMAPAGRPATAVLGSIREVVAHRQLLDLLIRRDLKSRYKDSALGFAWTLIRPLVQLAIYYFVLGQILGASRNIPEFAIYVFSGLTLYGLFSEIVASGTASIVSNGGLIKKVYLPREIYPLASVGAALFNFGVQLVVLLAAAILQSGFDWIRPDLLYFFPATLVILIWATALALLLAAANVYLRDMQYLVEVLVLLLMWGSPIVYSWQMVSKAASSWLLDLYTANPITLAVLGIHRAFWTAGSDAQYPADLLLRLGIAAAVGLVALALCQRVFAKLQGNFAQEI, via the coding sequence ATGAGCAACATCGTCAGCGAGCGGTTCGAGCGTCTCCGTCAGGAGCGCATGGCCCCCGCCGGTCGTCCCGCCACCGCGGTGCTCGGGTCGATCCGCGAGGTCGTCGCCCACCGGCAGCTGCTCGACCTGCTCATCCGCCGTGACCTCAAGTCCCGGTACAAGGACAGCGCGCTGGGCTTCGCGTGGACGCTCATCCGTCCGCTCGTGCAGCTGGCGATCTACTACTTCGTGCTCGGGCAGATCCTCGGCGCCTCGCGGAACATCCCGGAGTTCGCGATCTACGTGTTCTCGGGGCTGACGCTCTACGGGCTGTTCAGCGAGATCGTGGCGTCCGGCACCGCGTCCATCGTGTCGAACGGCGGACTCATCAAGAAGGTCTACCTGCCGCGCGAGATCTACCCGCTCGCGAGCGTCGGCGCCGCGCTGTTCAACTTCGGCGTGCAGCTCGTCGTGCTCCTGGCCGCCGCGATCCTGCAGAGCGGCTTCGACTGGATCCGGCCGGACCTGCTCTACTTCTTCCCCGCGACGCTCGTCATCCTCATCTGGGCCACCGCGCTCGCGCTCCTGCTCGCGGCGGCCAACGTGTACCTGCGCGACATGCAGTACCTCGTCGAGGTGCTCGTGCTCCTGCTCATGTGGGGCTCCCCCATCGTCTACAGCTGGCAGATGGTGTCGAAGGCCGCGAGCTCGTGGCTGCTCGACCTGTACACGGCCAACCCGATCACGCTCGCCGTGCTCGGCATCCACCGGGCGTTCTGGACCGCGGGCAGCGACGCGCAGTACCCCGCCGACCTGCTGCTCCGGCTCGGCATCGCCGCCGCCGTCGGCCTCGTCGCCCTCGCCCTCTGCCAGCGCGTCTTCGCGAAGCTGCAGGGCAACTTCGCGCAGGAGATCTGA
- a CDS encoding ABC transporter ATP-binding protein codes for MTIDNERTQATTSPFADAPAVVTVRNVSKRFTIRKDNSLKERVVTLGRAGRRHSEDFWALKDVSLDIPAGTTIGLLGPNGSGKSTLLKTIGGILEPTTGSVERRGRLAALIELGAGFHPDLTGRENVYLNAAILGQTQEETEARFEDILQFSGIGDFIDTQVKFYSSGMYVRLAFAVAINTDPDVLLVDEVLAVGDEQFQKKCLDKIREFQEQGRTIILVSHSLGQVQELCDSAVVLHHGEVMFQGSARLAVKNFRDILEDRRVAEVEATHPDEDANPGKVEHVELEIPGKPAGADHEHGDDLVVRATFSHATVLPEWRAGIKIETHLGHPAFGMDSRQSQVVHDPLRGTATVEWHLHDLRLGGGQYFVHVFLAKPNGEHIVIQREAARFVVVDEDTQSGIAWTRTTERQVG; via the coding sequence ATGACCATCGACAACGAGCGCACCCAGGCCACGACCTCGCCGTTCGCGGACGCCCCCGCCGTCGTCACGGTGCGGAACGTCTCGAAGCGGTTCACGATCCGCAAGGACAACTCGCTCAAGGAACGCGTCGTCACGCTCGGTCGCGCCGGGCGTCGGCACAGCGAGGACTTCTGGGCGCTCAAGGACGTCAGCCTGGACATCCCCGCCGGCACCACGATCGGTCTGCTCGGGCCGAACGGCTCCGGCAAGTCGACGCTGCTGAAGACCATCGGCGGCATCCTCGAACCGACCACCGGCTCCGTCGAGCGCCGCGGCCGTCTCGCCGCCCTCATCGAGCTCGGCGCCGGCTTCCACCCCGACCTGACCGGCCGCGAGAACGTCTACCTGAACGCGGCGATCCTCGGCCAGACGCAGGAGGAGACCGAAGCCCGCTTCGAGGACATCCTGCAGTTCTCCGGCATCGGCGACTTCATCGACACCCAGGTGAAGTTCTACTCGTCCGGCATGTACGTGCGGCTCGCCTTCGCCGTCGCGATCAACACCGACCCCGACGTCCTGCTGGTCGACGAGGTCCTGGCCGTCGGCGACGAGCAGTTCCAGAAGAAGTGCCTCGACAAGATCCGCGAGTTCCAGGAGCAGGGCCGCACGATCATCCTCGTGTCGCACTCCCTCGGCCAGGTGCAGGAACTCTGCGACTCCGCCGTCGTCCTGCACCACGGCGAGGTCATGTTCCAGGGCTCGGCCCGGCTCGCGGTGAAGAACTTCCGCGACATCCTCGAGGACCGCCGCGTCGCCGAGGTCGAGGCGACCCACCCGGACGAGGACGCGAACCCCGGCAAGGTCGAGCACGTCGAACTCGAGATCCCCGGCAAGCCCGCCGGCGCCGACCACGAGCACGGCGACGACCTCGTGGTCCGCGCGACCTTCTCGCACGCGACGGTCCTGCCCGAGTGGCGTGCCGGCATCAAGATCGAGACGCACCTCGGGCACCCCGCGTTCGGCATGGACAGCCGCCAGTCGCAGGTCGTCCACGACCCCCTGCGCGGCACGGCGACCGTCGAGTGGCACCTGCACGACCTGCGGCTCGGCGGTGGCCAGTACTTCGTGCACGTGTTCCTCGCCAAGCCGAACGGCGAGCACATCGTCATCCAGCGCGAGGCGGCCCGCTTCGTCGTCGTGGACGAGGACACGCAGTCCGGCATCGCCTGGACGCGGACCACCGAGCGCCAGGTCGGCTGA
- a CDS encoding glycosyltransferase family 2 protein, which translates to MDVSVIIVDWHQPELTRRAVASVLSQRVDAEVEVVLVVNEADDRAVAAYRADLPSVVVVPERGNAGFAGGVARGIAASTGDVVVLLNNDAVADHGFLDRGLAVLAAGGPQVAAVAATAVLEGRFAPSPASAPRSDADLVAADGRRWRRVEDGGVTLVNGTGVVLDRSGNGRDRDWLRPIDDAPESAPLFGFSGGAAFLRRDALERVGGFDESLFMYYEDLDVAWRLRLAGYAVRAAPDAVVVHRHAASSDSSGPLVRSQSMRNRLVVTARNGSRGMLLRVLVRTVGRLARDLVRPGSAQLAPSAWWRLCREAPAALRRARRLRRADGHDAAARRRVEATLDTVA; encoded by the coding sequence GTGGACGTCTCCGTCATCATCGTCGACTGGCACCAGCCCGAGCTCACCCGGCGGGCGGTCGCCTCGGTCCTGTCGCAGCGCGTCGACGCCGAGGTCGAGGTGGTGCTCGTCGTGAACGAGGCCGACGACCGGGCCGTCGCGGCCTACCGCGCCGACCTGCCGTCCGTGGTGGTGGTCCCCGAGCGCGGGAACGCGGGCTTCGCGGGCGGGGTCGCCCGGGGGATCGCCGCGTCGACCGGTGACGTGGTCGTGCTCCTCAACAACGACGCGGTGGCCGACCACGGGTTCCTCGACCGCGGGCTCGCCGTCCTGGCCGCGGGTGGTCCGCAGGTCGCGGCCGTCGCGGCGACCGCGGTCCTCGAGGGCCGCTTCGCCCCGTCCCCGGCGTCGGCGCCCCGGTCCGACGCCGACCTCGTCGCGGCGGACGGTCGACGCTGGCGCCGGGTCGAGGACGGCGGCGTCACGCTCGTCAACGGCACCGGGGTCGTGCTGGACCGCTCCGGCAACGGCCGCGACCGGGACTGGCTCCGTCCGATCGACGACGCCCCGGAGTCGGCGCCGCTGTTCGGCTTCTCCGGGGGAGCGGCCTTCCTCCGCCGGGACGCACTCGAGCGGGTGGGCGGCTTCGACGAGTCCCTCTTCATGTACTACGAGGACCTCGACGTCGCGTGGCGCCTCCGCCTCGCCGGCTACGCGGTCCGCGCCGCTCCGGACGCCGTCGTGGTGCACCGGCACGCGGCGAGCTCGGACAGCAGCGGTCCGCTGGTCCGGTCCCAGAGCATGCGCAACCGCCTGGTGGTCACGGCCCGGAACGGCTCCAGGGGCATGCTCCTCCGGGTCCTGGTCCGGACCGTGGGACGCCTGGCCCGCGACCTGGTGCGGCCCGGGTCGGCGCAGCTCGCGCCGTCGGCGTGGTGGCGGCTCTGCCGGGAGGCCCCTGCCGCACTCCGTCGTGCCCGTCGCCTCCGCCGTGCGGACGGACACGACGCGGCGGCACGTCGCCGCGTCGAGGCGACGCTCGACACCGTCGCCTGA